ATTGTGGCTATAATAATTTTGCACCCACAAGAGCTCAGAGCTCATTCAGTGTGCTGATTAATGAAGGATAATGTGCATAGGGCTGTGTTCTAAATACAGCCTGCTTAATTCTGCTTCTGTCTGTTGCCTTTGCAGTACTACGAGATGTCGTACGGACTCAACATTGAGATGCACAAACAGGTGAGAGACTGCAGTGTTGgctaagtgagtgtgtgtgatgaagctaAGTTTGTCGAGGCACATAAACATGCGGACATAATATATCGATGGGTAGACAATACTGATATCTCTTTATGTTCGTTTGTTTTCAAGTAGTATAATGCTGCGTTCGATTTAACTCAAGTCATTTTTGACCTCTGTGCATTTGAGCTAAacgtggggaaaaaacatggacatctcagtgttcatcttttgttagcaaccaCGTAGTCAGCTGTGATGACTGAtgtatttacctcctcaaaactgTATGAgaactgtacagtcagtgttatagatttaacatgttaatatgtctgtatgctgaTTGATCTGAAGCAAACACTAGTATATGCAGTGTAACTCGTTTAAAGGTaaaaagtgctactttgtttgctgttgatgctgtgagcagccattttgattgtCATTTGCTGAACCTGGGGTTGAAGAGAGCATCTCAGTTTACCGAGTAGAGAGGGCGTTTTCTTTAGTCAGAGGTCAGAAATTCTGAGTTATGAGTTTTAGTCAAACGCAGCATAAATTCTTGAGGAATAAATTTAAAGTAAAACCTTgtttaatgcattattaatcttattttttattgaaaattatACTGCATAATAAATTGTACGTCAAAAAATTAAGCAGACattaatatttacttatttacataaTTTCTTGACATTGGCGTTGATATTGATGGATGTAAACAGTTTTTCAGGCGACTTTGTGATTGTGATTTTCTCACTTCCTAGTgtataagtaaggaattaaaTACAAGTCatgctgttaatggaaaataatcaagtgcAACGTGGCCTGATGCGAAACTCccacatctttttttattcattctgctCCAGAAGATTTTACTCTGCTTATACCTTAGTAATTTTGgcaaaagttacattttttatttatttcatattgtttATCCGATTATACttaacgttgtggaacgtctgtgaaacaagttcctatTATCGCTcgtgttatagaaaatgaatcaacacattctgaccaatcagaatcgagaattcaacagcactgtggtgtaagtgtAGTTAAGGCGTCTGTTATAGAACGGCTCATACTTTTTCAgtcaacaaaatgaaataaagaataaaagctGCCACACACTGACATGCAGGAACACTGTGTTGAATgacgttttgttttttttcctcaggctGAGATTGTAAAGAGGCTGAATGCCATCTGCGCTCAGGTGCTGCCCTACCTGTCCCAAGAGGTACAGTATGAagcatatttatatatgtttttgggttataaataaaaatccacaaGTGTAGTCAGCTTGAAGGGTAGAATCTGATTAAACCTGGtgttatttattcatctgaGTCAATGTACGTGCTCATAATATGTTTCTGGATGTTAGAACTATTAGTATCAGGGTTAATGTTCAATGTTAGTGATCATTTGTGCATAACCCCCTATGCTTGCGTTGTATCTTTTTTCACTTGTCGCTTGGTTAAAAGCttttgccaaatgaataaatgtcacACTGACTGCTCTGCCATATAATAAAGTGCCCTttttgattttcatttcatcTAGAATATCTTATTTTTCCCAGACAGCCTGTACTTTTCACCCATGTCTGGGATTACTAGCAAGAAAGAAGttaaattatgcagatacaggtcaagagctttagttaatgttcacatcaaagtAGGGAAAATGTGAACTCAGTGACGTTGACTGTGGTGTGGTTGGTTGTGgtgtttttctaatcttcagctgtccagttttggtgatctTATGCCATCTCTGGCCTCGGATTCTTGgcaacaggagtggaaccctgttgtagcccatccacctcaaggttttgaagtgttgtgtgttctgagatgcttttctgctcaccacggttgtaaagagtgtttatttgagttacagtagaCTTCCTGtactgtcagctcaaaccagtctggctatcAACAcccttatcaacaaggtgtttccactcGCAGTACTGCTGCTCCCTGGATGTCTAGACACTGTAGTGTATGAACTTCCTAGGAGATCAGAAGTTTCTAAAATGCTCAATCCAGCCcgcctggcaccaacaaccatgccacggtcaatgTCAACTGCCTGTTACCCCATGACTAAAGAATGAAACATGACAGCCCAGGATAATCtgtgtattatgtatatattaggTTCTAAAGGTAGTAGTCAGTTAATCTTTTTACCGCAGTGCTACTCTTACACAAAGCTTGGTGTTATATTATACGTCTTATTGCATCAGTGGTTCAAAATGAATCCACACATTCCCAGTGCTCCTGTACTTCAGAAATTAACAGCAGACAAGGTTAAGCTACATCACGGTTTGGATActtggctggtccccatgaagaaaactgctttttttccccagaactgcatcttttatttaaaaacttgGAGTGAAAAGGTTTCCTTACTGAGGTTAAGGGTAGGGTTAGATATAGGtataggcatagcattaataattatatcaaggaaaggtcctcacaaggatagtaattcaaacgtgtgtgtgtgtgtgtgtgtgtgtgtgtgtgtgtgtgtgtgtgtgtgtgtgtgtgtgtgtgtgtgtatagcatCAACAGCAGGTCCTGGGAGCCATTGAGAGAGCCAAGCAGGTCACTCCACCAGAGATGAACTCAATCATTCGGGTATGCTGCCTGCTTTATTCTTCTCCCATCTcatgtgggcgtgtgtgtgtaaatataggAGCATCTGTTTGTTGTGTCTCTCCATCTTGTTCCCTCTCTGGTTATTTGTTCTCCCTCTCCTTTCCTTGTTTGCTGTTATGTGTATTTAACCTTCaaccacgtgtgtgtgtgcaccatcTGTAACGTCTCTGCATGAGTGGACCATTTAACCTCTGTGTCTGTTGGCTATATTTCTAACCTGTGTGTTTGCTCACTctttcacctgtgtgtgtgtgtgtgtgtgtgtgtgtgtgtgtgtgtgtgtgtgtgtgtgtgtgtgtgtgtgtgtgtgtgtgtgttggtgtgttttgtgCACAGCAGCAGCTCCAGGCCCACCAGCTCTCTCAGCTGCAGGGTTTGGCTTTGCCTATGACCCCTCTGCCCCTGGGCTTGACCCCCCCGACCCtgccttcctcctcctcatcctccaatGCTCCaggtctcttctctctctccagcatCTTGGCGTCACACGCTCACCTCGCCAAGGAAGAGA
The genomic region above belongs to Pangasianodon hypophthalmus isolate fPanHyp1 chromosome 21, fPanHyp1.pri, whole genome shotgun sequence and contains:
- the chico gene encoding chico isoform X1 gives rise to the protein MMFPQARHSAASQSAQPLKFTTSDSCDRIKDEFQFLQAQYHSLKLECDKLATEKSEMQRHYIMYYEMSYGLNIEMHKQAEIVKRLNAICAQVLPYLSQEHQQQVLGAIERAKQVTPPEMNSIIRQQLQAHQLSQLQGLALPMTPLPLGLTPPTLPSSSSSSNAPGLFSLSSILASHAHLAKEEKNARDAASSADTHRDDDGDKSD
- the chico gene encoding chico isoform X2 codes for the protein MMFPQARHSAASQSAQPLKFTTSDSCDRIKDEFQFLQAQYHSLKLECDKLATEKSEMQRHYIMYYEMSYGLNIEMHKQAEIVKRLNAICAQVLPYLSQEHQQQVLGAIERAKQVTPPEMNSIIRQLQAHQLSQLQGLALPMTPLPLGLTPPTLPSSSSSSNAPGLFSLSSILASHAHLAKEEKNARDAASSADTHRDDDGDKSD